The Scomber japonicus isolate fScoJap1 chromosome 9, fScoJap1.pri, whole genome shotgun sequence genome includes a region encoding these proteins:
- the sub1b gene encoding SUB1 regulator of transcription b, with amino-acid sequence MPKSKEVLSSTSGSDSDSEVETKAKRKKSSVPEKPAKKPKSGESSKPSGSSKGSSNSDDNMFQIGKMRYVSVRDFKGKVLIDIREYWMNQDGEMKPGKKGISLNPEQWNQLKDQISEIDDAIKRI; translated from the exons ATGCCAAAATCAAAGGAAGTGCTGTCCTCCACATCTGGAAGTGACTCCGACAGTGAAGTAGAGACCAAG gcaaagagaaagaagtcCAGTGTACCAGAGAAACCAGCCAAGAAACCAAAGAGCGGAGAGAGTTCCAAGCCCAGCGGCTCATCTAAAGGCAGCAGTAACAGTGATGATAACATGTTCCAG ATTGGAAAGATGAGATATGTCAGCGTCAGAGACTTCAAAGGTAAAGTTCTGATTGACATCAGAGAGTACTGGATGAACCAAGATGGAGAGATGAAGCCAGGGAAGAAAG GGATCTCCCTGAATCCTGAACAATGGAACCAACTGAAGGACCAGATCTCAGAAATTGACGACGCCATTAAGAGAATATAA